AGACACCGACGCTCGGCAGGTTGATGATGGCGAACACCGCCGCAATCACGATCACGTTGGTGAAATAACCCTGCATCGGCGTGTACGTGCTGATGGCGCCAATGGCCATGATCCACGCCTTGGGATTGACCCACTGAAAAGCCGCCGCGCCGAGATAACTGATCGGTTTTGCCTCGCCCGACTCACTTTCGCCGACCGGGCCGGAATGGGCGATTTTCCACGCCAGGTACAGCAAGTACGCCGCGCCCACATAACGCAGGACCGTGTAAAGAAGTGGATAAGTCTGGAACACCGCGCCCAGACCAAAACCCACCGCCACCACCAGCACGAAGAAGCCGCAGGTAATGCCGAGCATATGGGGGATGGTGCGGTTAAAGCCGAAATTCACCCCCGATGCCAGCAACATGGTGTTGTTCGGCCCCGGTGTGATCGAGGTGACAAGGGCAAACAGGGCAAAGCCCAGCAGCAGGTCGAGCGAGAGGGTCATGGCAGGCAGTCCGTCAGGGTCATTCAGGTGTTGACCCTATCCCACGGCGCCGCGCAAACCCACGGACAGTTGGGTAAAACTTCGAGCAGTACAGTTTCGGATCAGCTAGGACGACCGTGCAGCTGTACGGTCCGATCCGCGCTCATTTCACCTTTGTTATCAAACCCGAAAGGCTTCTGTGGCTGGCCGAGCAATTCGGCTTTTTTCACCTGGTATTCCTCGAAGGACAAGCCGCGACGGTTCAGGCTTTCGAGGGCCAGTTCGCGAGTTTCTTCCGCGGTGTAAGGGCGCAATTCCGGGGAAACGTGGCTCGCGCAACCGGCGAGAACGGAGACAGCGAACATCAGGGAAACAGTCAGTAAACGATTCATGGGAGCGTCCTGGCGAGCAGTGTGGGTCGATGGAGAAAGGCTACGCCCGGGCTCGTCGTGGCAGAAATCAACGCTCTCAATAGTGGCTATCAGGATTCGGGCAAGGTTTGCCCTTTATATTCTCAAAAGACCTATCAATATCAATTAACAGTCTTTTACGGAATAACAGTCAGCCTTTATAAATCCTCCATCGCGTTCGGCACTGTTGCTCCAGCAACTGTTTCCCAGGCAACAGCGGTTCAACAAACCGGCCTGAAAGTCACACGAGCACAGCCGCCGAAAACGCTCAAAGCCCCGGAATACGGGCCTTACAGGAATTGGTACAGCGCTTGCTCTGCTCCAGTGACTACTCACTGCTCGCCGAGCAACTGTTGAAAAAGGAACTGACCATGTCGCGTCCACTGAAAGTCGTCGCCCTGTCCGGCGGAACCTGGCGTCCATCGCGAACCCTGGTGCTGACCCAGGCCCTGCTGACCGAATTGTCCGGGCACCTGCCCGTCGAGAGTCATCTGATCGAACTCGGCGACATCGCCCGCCCGCTAGGCGCCGCGTTGTCCCGTCAGGAGTTGCCAGCGGAGATCGAGGCCGAGCTGCAAGCCATCGAACAGGCGGACCTGTTGATCGTCGCGGCGCCGGTGTATCGCGGCTCGTACCCTGGACTGCTCAAGCACCTGTTCGACCTGATCGACCTGAATGCGCTGATCGACACCACTGTGCTGCTCGCCGCCACCGGTGGCAGCGAACGCCATGCGCTGGTCCTCGATCACCAGCTGCGCCCGCTGTTCAGTTTCTTCCAGGCCGTAACCCTGCCGATCGGCGTGTACGCCACCGAAGCCGATTTCGCCGACTACCAGATCACCAGCGAGCCGCTGAAAGCGCGCATCCGTCTGGCCGCCGAACGCGCCGCGCCGCTGTTCGGTGCTCACCTCAAACCGTTGCTGAAAATCGCTTAAGGAGCTGTTCATGGATGTTTTCTGGTTCCTGCCGACCCACGGCGACGGGCACTATCTGGGCACCACCCAAGGCGCGCGCCCGGTCACCCTCAATTACCTGAAACAAGTGGCGCAAGCCGCCGACAGCCTCGGTTACCACGGCGTGCTGATTCCCACCGGGCGCTCCTGCGAAGACTCGTGGGTGATCGCCTCGGCGCTGGTGCCGCTGACCGAACACCTGCGTTATCTGGTGGCGATCCGTCCGGGGATCATTTCACCGACGGTCTCGGCGCGTATGGCCGCCACTCTGGATCGACTGTCCAACGGCCGCTTGCTGATCAACGTCGTGACCGGCGGTGATCCAGACGAAAACCGTGGCGACGGCAGTTTCCTCAGCCACAGCGAACGCTACGAAGTCACCGACGAATTCCTCAAGATCTGGCGCCGGGTGTTGCAAGGCGAGGCGGTGGATTTCGAAGGCAAACACCTGAAGGTACAAAACGCCAAAGCCCTGTATCCACCGGTGCAGAAACCCTATCCGCCACTGTATTTCGGCGGCTCCTCCGACGCGGCCCACGACCTGGCAGCCGAGCAGGTCGACGTGTACCTGACCTGGGGCGAGCCACCGGCCGCCGTCGCCGAGAAACTCGCCGACGTACGTGAACGCGCCGCACGTCACGGGCGCAAGGTGAAGTTCGGCATTCGCCTGCACGTGATCGTGCGCGAGACCGCCGAAGAAGCCTGGAAAGCGGCGGACAAACTGATCGAACACATCAGCGACGAAACCATCGAGGCTGCGCAGAAATCCTTCTCGCGCTTCGACTCCGAAGGCCAGCGACGCATGGCCGCCCTGCACGACGGGCGCCGCGACAACCTGGAAATCGCTCCAAACCTGTGGGCCGGCGTCGGCCTGGTACGCGGCGGGGCCGGCACTGCATTGGTCGGCGATCCGCAGCAAGTGGCGGCGCGGATCAAGGAATACGCGGACCTGGGCATCGAGAGCTTCATCTTCTCCGGCTACCCGCATCTGGAAGAGGCCTACCGTTTTGCCGAACTGGTCTTCCCGCTGCTGCCCGAGCCATATGCAAGCCTGGCCGGACGCGGCGTCACCAACCTCACCGGGCCGTTCGGCGAAATGATCGCCAACGATGTTCTGCCCGCCAAAGCCAACGCCTGAGGAAGACCGAGTGACTGCCAAACCGCAAAGCACCCTGCTCTCCCCCTTGCAGACCGCCCGCCAACTGGCCTCCGAGTTCGCCCTGACCGCCGTCGAGCGCGACGAACGCGGCGGCACGCCGAAAGCCGAACGCGATGCCCTGCGCGACAGCGGACTGCTGGCCCTGAGCATTCCCACCCGTTACGGCGGCCTCGGTGCACGCTGGAGCGAAACACTGGAAGTCGTGCGCGAGTTCGCCAAAGTCGACAGCTCGATCGCCCACGTCTTCGGTTTTCATCATTTGATGCTGGCTACCGTGCGGCTGTTTTCCCGCCCGGAACAATGGCAACCGTGGTTCGAACAGACCGCGCGACAGAACTGGTTCTGGGGCAACGCGCTCAATCCGCTGGACACCCGCACCGTGGTCAAGGACCTGGGCGGCTGGCGCGAGTTTTCCGGCAAGAAAAGCTTCTGCTCCGGCGCCAGCGATTCGCAGATGCTGATCGCCTCGGCGGTGGACGAAAGCAACGGCGGCAAACTGCTGATCGCGGCGATCCCCAGCGGGCGCAGCGGCATCACTTTGCACAACGACTGGAACAACATCGGCCAGCGCCAGACCGACAGCGGAAGCGCCACGTTCGAACGGGTGCGGGTCGAGGAATCGGAACTGCTGCTGGATCCGGGTCCGTTGAGTACCCCGTTCGCCTGTCTGCGCCCATTGATCGCGCAACTGACGTTCACCCACATGTTCCTCGGCATCGCCGAAGGGGCCTTCGAAGAGGCGCGGCAATACACCCTCAGCGAAACCCGGGTCTGGCACAAATCCTCGGTGCGCGAGGTGCGCGAAGACCCGTATGTGCTGGCCCATTACGGCGAGTTCTGGGTCGCTCTCGAAGGCATCCGTCTGCTGGTGGAGCGCGCCGCTGCGATGCTCGACGAAGCGTGGTCCAAAGGTCCGAACCTGAGTGCCGAAGAGCGTGGTCACCTGGCCACGGCGATTGCCACGGCCAAGGTCGCCGCCAGCCGCCAAGGCCTGGAGATTTGCAGCCGATTGTTCGAAGTCACCGGCGCCCGTTCGACCCACGCATCACTGCGCCTCGACCGACACTGGCGCAACCTGCGCACGCAAACCCTGCACGACCCGCTGGATTACAAACTCCATGAGCTGGGCGACTGGGCGCTGAACCAGTCCCTGCCGGTGCCGACGTTCTATTCCTGATTTCCTTTCGTGGAGCGAGACCCATGCAACTGCTGACCCTGCCGCCCTCACCCGCCCTGGCCACTTCGATTCGCGCCACTGCCCAGGTGTTCGAAGACCCGAAATCCCAGGCCTTGCTCGCGCATCTGCAACAAGTCGCGCCGAGCGAAGCCAGCGTGCTGATCATCGGCGAAACCGGCACCGGCAAGGAGCTGGTGGCGCGGCACATCCACAACCTCAGCAACCGGCGCAACCGGCCATTCATTGCGGTGAACTGCGGGGCGTTTTCCGAATCGCTGGTGGAAGCCGAATTGTTCGGCCACGAAAAAGGCGCCTTCACCGGCGCCCTCAGTGCCAAGGCCGGGTGGTTCGAAGAGGCGGATGGCGGCACTTTGTTCCTCGATGAGATCGGCGATTTGCCGATGGCGATCCAGGTCAAATTGCTGCGCGTGTTGCAGGAGCGCGAAGTGGTGCGCCTGGGTTCGCGCAAGAGCATTCCCATCGATGTGCGGGTGCTGGCGGCGACCAACGTGCAACTGGAGAAAGCCATCAACGCCGGGCATTTCCGCGAGGATCTGTATTACCGGCTGAACGTGGTCAATCTGGAACTGAGCCCGTTGCGCGAACGGCCCGGCGACATCCTGCCGCTGACCCGGCATTTCATCGAGGCCTACAGTCAGCGCCTGGGTTACGGACGCATCACCATCAGCCCCGGCGCCGAGCACAAGCTGCGCGGCTACAGCTGGCCGGGCAACATCCGCGAACTGGAAAACGTCATCCATCACACGCTGCTGATCTGCCGAAACGGCGTGATCGAGCGCGACGACCTGCGCCTGTCGAACCTGCGCATCGACCGTCCGGACGATCAGCACGGCAGCGTCGACGATTCACCGGAAGCACTGCTCGAACGCGCCTTCCAGAAACTCTTCGAACAACAGGCCGGCGCGCTGCATGAAAAGGTCGAGGACGCGTTGCTGCGTTCGGCCTATCGCTTCTGCCACTACAACCAGGTGCACACTGCCGCGCTGCTCGGCCTCAGCCGCAATGTGACCCGCACGCGGCTGATCAAGATCGGCGAACTGGCGGTGAACAAGCGACGGCCCACGGAAAACCTGCAAGGCGAGCGCCTGATCCAGTTGTCGATCTAGCCCACCAGTTGGCAGTGCAAACCATCGTCGTGACTGCGGGCGATGCTGCTCAGCACCTGGAATGAACCGAAGGTCACGGTTCGCGCCTGATGGGTGCGGATCAACTGCCAGAAATCCTGCTCACCGGTTTCGAAACTCTGGAACGCCGCCTCCCCCGCCTCGCGGGATTGCCATTGCAGGAAACCCAACACCCGCCGGCCATCATCGCTGGCCTGAACGCTGGCGCTGACGAAACCGGCGTAACGCTGGGCCAGACGCTCGGTCTGCACAGTCAGCGCCGAGACCAGCGCCGGTTGCTGGCCGGGTTCGATTTCAAATTCGATCAATTGGGTGAAACTGCGGTTTTTCGCTGTGACTTGCATAACGCCCCCACTCGGTCAGGCGAATCTTGCGATTCGAAGGCCTGCAGGGTAAAACCTCGAGTTAACTAGAGGTCAAGGGGCAATTTTCAAATGGTCACAGCGGAAAATTTGCACAGGCAACTCACCGTCGGCGAAGTCGCGGCCCGCAGTGGTGTCGCCGTCACCGCCCTGCATTTCTATGAATCCAAAGGTTTGATCAAAAGCCAGCGCAATGCCGGCAACCAGCGGCGTTATCCACGGGAAGTGTTGCGGCGAGTGGCGTTGATCAAGGTGGCGCAACGGCTGGGCATACCCTTGGCAGAAATCGGCGAGGCGTTGAAACAGCTGCCGGACAACCGCGCGCCGACAGCAGCTGACTGGAAAGTGTTGTCGGAACAGTGGCGGCGGGAGCTGGATGAACGCATCAATCAGTTGATGCTGCTGCGGGATCGGCTGACTGGTTGCATCGGCTGCGGCTGTCTGTCGATGGAAGCCTGTCCGCTGCGCAATCAGGGCGATGTGCTGGGCGAACAAGGGCCGGGAGCACACTTTCTCGATGTCCCGGATTGACGGCCCCCACGGCATGGGAACCGTCAAATCGAACAATCAGAAGCCCGGTGCAATCTGCCCTTTGTAGCGGGTCAGGATGAACTGGCGCACTTCATCGGAGTTCAACGCCTTGGCCAGTTTCTGCAGTCCCGGATCGTTGATGTTGTCGGGACGTGCGACCAGAAACTCGATGTACAGGCTCTTGCCCTTCTCGACGATCAGCGCGCTGTTGGTGTCGATCCCGGCTTCCAGCGCGTAGTTGGCGAATACGAATGCCAGATCCACCTGGCTGACGGAACGGGCCAGCAACGCGCCTTCCAGTTCACGAATTTTCAGATGCTTGGGGTTTTCGACGATGTCGCGCTGGGTGGCCAGGGTGTTGCTCGGATCCTTGAGTTTGATCAGCCCCGCCTCATGCAACAGCACCAACGCGCGACCGGTGTTCACCGGGTCGTTGGGGATCGACACACTGGCGCCGTCCTTCAGCTCGGAGATGTTTTTGATCTTGGTCGAGTAAGCACCAAACGGCTCGATGTGCACGCCGACCACCGGCACCAGATCGGTGTGGCGGGTCTTGTTGAAGTCATCGAGAAACGGCCGGTACTGGTAGTAGTTGGCGTCGAGGTTTTTCAGCGCCAGTTGCTGGTTGGGCTGGATGAAGTCGGTGAAGACCTTGATGTCCAGGTCCACGCCTTCCTTGGCCAGGGTCGGCTTGACGAATTCGAGGATTTCCGCGTGCGGCACCGGGGTGGCACCGACGATCAGTTTTTCGTTGGCGTGAGCGCCGAACGACAGCACGGCAGCCAGAACGGCCAGGGTCTTTTTCATGGTTTGCTCCAAGGCAGATTTGAGTGGCCGTCGTGGGGTGGACGTGGGGCCTTTATGGGATGAACTGTTTTTTCTTCAGCGGCGGCTGTAGTGCGCCACCAGTCGGTCGCCGGTCATTTGCAGGGCCTGCACCAGAATCAGCAGCAACACCACGGTGACCACCATCACGTCGGTCTGAAACCGTTGATAGCCGAAGCGGATCGCCAGATCGCCGAGCCCGCCGCCACCGATCACGCCAGCCATGGCTGTGTAATCCACCAGCACGATGGCAGTCACTGTCACCGCCGCCAGCAACCCGCCGCGGGCTTCCGGTAACAGGGTGTGGCGAATGATCTGCCAGGTGTTGGCGCCCATCGCCTGGGTCG
This genomic window from Pseudomonas kribbensis contains:
- a CDS encoding acyl-CoA dehydrogenase family protein, whose translation is MTAKPQSTLLSPLQTARQLASEFALTAVERDERGGTPKAERDALRDSGLLALSIPTRYGGLGARWSETLEVVREFAKVDSSIAHVFGFHHLMLATVRLFSRPEQWQPWFEQTARQNWFWGNALNPLDTRTVVKDLGGWREFSGKKSFCSGASDSQMLIASAVDESNGGKLLIAAIPSGRSGITLHNDWNNIGQRQTDSGSATFERVRVEESELLLDPGPLSTPFACLRPLIAQLTFTHMFLGIAEGAFEEARQYTLSETRVWHKSSVREVREDPYVLAHYGEFWVALEGIRLLVERAAAMLDEAWSKGPNLSAEERGHLATAIATAKVAASRQGLEICSRLFEVTGARSTHASLRLDRHWRNLRTQTLHDPLDYKLHELGDWALNQSLPVPTFYS
- a CDS encoding LysE family translocator, with amino-acid sequence MTLSLDLLLGFALFALVTSITPGPNNTMLLASGVNFGFNRTIPHMLGITCGFFVLVVAVGFGLGAVFQTYPLLYTVLRYVGAAYLLYLAWKIAHSGPVGESESGEAKPISYLGAAAFQWVNPKAWIMAIGAISTYTPMQGYFTNVIVIAAVFAIINLPSVGVWAACGTLLRNVLKDRRWLRVFNWGMAALLVISLYPLLLESFS
- a CDS encoding sigma-54 interaction domain-containing protein; its protein translation is MQLLTLPPSPALATSIRATAQVFEDPKSQALLAHLQQVAPSEASVLIIGETGTGKELVARHIHNLSNRRNRPFIAVNCGAFSESLVEAELFGHEKGAFTGALSAKAGWFEEADGGTLFLDEIGDLPMAIQVKLLRVLQEREVVRLGSRKSIPIDVRVLAATNVQLEKAINAGHFREDLYYRLNVVNLELSPLRERPGDILPLTRHFIEAYSQRLGYGRITISPGAEHKLRGYSWPGNIRELENVIHHTLLICRNGVIERDDLRLSNLRIDRPDDQHGSVDDSPEALLERAFQKLFEQQAGALHEKVEDALLRSAYRFCHYNQVHTAALLGLSRNVTRTRLIKIGELAVNKRRPTENLQGERLIQLSI
- a CDS encoding antibiotic biosynthesis monooxygenase, whose amino-acid sequence is MQVTAKNRSFTQLIEFEIEPGQQPALVSALTVQTERLAQRYAGFVSASVQASDDGRRVLGFLQWQSREAGEAAFQSFETGEQDFWQLIRTHQARTVTFGSFQVLSSIARSHDDGLHCQLVG
- a CDS encoding MetQ/NlpA family ABC transporter substrate-binding protein, producing the protein MKKTLAVLAAVLSFGAHANEKLIVGATPVPHAEILEFVKPTLAKEGVDLDIKVFTDFIQPNQQLALKNLDANYYQYRPFLDDFNKTRHTDLVPVVGVHIEPFGAYSTKIKNISELKDGASVSIPNDPVNTGRALVLLHEAGLIKLKDPSNTLATQRDIVENPKHLKIRELEGALLARSVSQVDLAFVFANYALEAGIDTNSALIVEKGKSLYIEFLVARPDNINDPGLQKLAKALNSDEVRQFILTRYKGQIAPGF
- the msuE gene encoding FMN reductase, which gives rise to MSRPLKVVALSGGTWRPSRTLVLTQALLTELSGHLPVESHLIELGDIARPLGAALSRQELPAEIEAELQAIEQADLLIVAAPVYRGSYPGLLKHLFDLIDLNALIDTTVLLAATGGSERHALVLDHQLRPLFSFFQAVTLPIGVYATEADFADYQITSEPLKARIRLAAERAAPLFGAHLKPLLKIA
- the ssuD gene encoding FMNH2-dependent alkanesulfonate monooxygenase, which codes for MDVFWFLPTHGDGHYLGTTQGARPVTLNYLKQVAQAADSLGYHGVLIPTGRSCEDSWVIASALVPLTEHLRYLVAIRPGIISPTVSARMAATLDRLSNGRLLINVVTGGDPDENRGDGSFLSHSERYEVTDEFLKIWRRVLQGEAVDFEGKHLKVQNAKALYPPVQKPYPPLYFGGSSDAAHDLAAEQVDVYLTWGEPPAAVAEKLADVRERAARHGRKVKFGIRLHVIVRETAEEAWKAADKLIEHISDETIEAAQKSFSRFDSEGQRRMAALHDGRRDNLEIAPNLWAGVGLVRGGAGTALVGDPQQVAARIKEYADLGIESFIFSGYPHLEEAYRFAELVFPLLPEPYASLAGRGVTNLTGPFGEMIANDVLPAKANA
- the soxR gene encoding redox-sensitive transcriptional activator SoxR → MVTAENLHRQLTVGEVAARSGVAVTALHFYESKGLIKSQRNAGNQRRYPREVLRRVALIKVAQRLGIPLAEIGEALKQLPDNRAPTAADWKVLSEQWRRELDERINQLMLLRDRLTGCIGCGCLSMEACPLRNQGDVLGEQGPGAHFLDVPD